A genome region from Thermogemmatispora onikobensis includes the following:
- a CDS encoding alpha/beta fold hydrolase, whose translation MAGTLQPEWGFIEAHGTQLYYEVAGRGHPLVLLHSGLLDHRSWDPQFMEFAQHYEVVRYDRRGFGRSAMGNVEYSDVRDLYDVLNDLAIDHAYLLGLSLGGRVAIDFALTYPEMVDALILAAANISGYDNYTPETRERGARIAAAARAGDREQLYELWANDPAMPQENEYPEAAQRYRELLRDYSFVHYLNPAPRQPLKPPALQRLADIRQPTLILIGDADSLETQAQADLLEAGIIDARKVVIHGARHMLNLERPETFNRAVLTFLRSLERR comes from the coding sequence ATGGCGGGAACACTGCAACCTGAATGGGGTTTTATTGAGGCTCACGGCACCCAACTCTACTACGAGGTCGCCGGACGCGGCCACCCGCTCGTCCTGCTTCACAGCGGGTTGCTTGACCATCGCTCCTGGGACCCGCAGTTCATGGAGTTTGCTCAGCACTACGAGGTCGTACGCTACGATCGGCGCGGCTTCGGTCGCTCGGCTATGGGCAACGTCGAGTACTCAGATGTCCGCGATCTTTACGACGTTCTCAACGATCTGGCCATTGATCACGCTTACCTGCTGGGTCTGTCGCTGGGCGGCAGGGTAGCCATCGATTTCGCTCTGACCTATCCCGAGATGGTCGATGCTCTGATTCTGGCCGCCGCCAACATCAGCGGCTACGATAACTATACGCCGGAGACGCGCGAGCGTGGAGCGCGCATCGCTGCCGCCGCCCGGGCCGGGGACAGGGAACAGCTTTATGAGCTGTGGGCCAATGACCCGGCGATGCCCCAGGAGAACGAATATCCAGAAGCCGCTCAGCGCTACCGCGAGCTGCTGCGCGACTACAGCTTTGTGCACTATCTGAATCCAGCACCCAGGCAGCCACTCAAGCCACCTGCCTTGCAGCGCCTGGCCGATATCCGCCAGCCGACGCTGATCCTGATCGGCGATGCCGACTCGCTGGAAACGCAAGCCCAGGCCGATCTCCTGGAAGCCGGTATCATCGATGCCAGGAAGGTGGTCATCCACGGCGCCCGCCACATGCTCAACCTCGAACGCCCCGAGACCTTCAACCGTGCCGTGCTGACCTTTCTGCGCAGCCTCGAACGCCGCTAG